In the Arachis stenosperma cultivar V10309 chromosome 8, arast.V10309.gnm1.PFL2, whole genome shotgun sequence genome, TTTCCTAGTTCAATCCGgatatatttatatgttttcttatagaaaaattagttttttgtgaattgtgataataattaaagagagataacaaattaaaataagtcTCCAATGGCACAGGTGTTAGGATACGGCTGGGCAGGGTTGCTAAGGAAATACGTGGTAGAGCCCGCTCAAATGTGGTGGCCTAGCACTCTCGTCCAGGTTTCTCTTTTCCGGTATTGatatctaaattatttttttattaatttaatattaataataattaattataataaaaatacataaaaatttttaatttttaattttttatttattaaaaatttttaaaatgagaaGAAGCTTCTCTTATTGATTGCTATGAGGCATGCATGTGCAGAGCTTTGCATGAGAAAGACGAGCGCAGAGTTTCACGGGCAAAGTTCTTCTTTATAGCAATGGTGTGCAGCTTTGCATGGTACATTGTCCCCGGCTACCTGTTCTCCAcactctcaagcatttcatggATGTGCTGGGCATTTCCCAAGTCCATCACCGCCCAGCAGATCGGCTCAGGGATGAAGGGCTTAGGACTTGGAGTCTTTACTCTTGACTGGACTGTCATCGCCTCCTTTTTGTACAGTCCTCTCATCTCTCCTTTCTTCGCCATTGTCAACGTCTTCATCGGCTATTCGCTCATTGTCTACGGTGTCATCCCTATTGCTTACTGGGCCTTCAATGTCTACAATGCACACAACTTCCCCATCTTCTCCTCTGACTTGTTCACCACTCAAGGCCAACAATATGACATACGTGCTATTGTCAATGACAAGTTTCAGATCGATTATGAAAAGTATTACAAGCAAGGTCCTATTCAATTAAGTGTCTTTTTTTCTCTTACTTATGGATTTGGATTTGCTACTATAGCCGCCACCCTTACTCATGTCGTTTGCTTCTATGGAAGGTACATACATACACATATGTGTCTTTGTTGCTAATTATCTATTATGTGTTACAAATTTCAcatcatatatattatatatgttgcACTGCTCTTTCCTTTAGCGAGATTATGGGGAAATATCGTGCTTCTTCCAAGGGTAAAGAAGATATCCACACAAGACTGATGAAAAGATACAAAGACATACCTTCATGGTGGTTCTATGTGTTGCTGGCTTTGACGCTTCTAGCTTCTCTCTTACTATGCATCTTAGGGAAAGAACAGGTTCAGATGCCCTGGTGGGGACTTGTATTTGCTTCTGCCTTGGCCTTTATTTTTACTCTCCCAATCAGCATCATAACTGCCACCACAAACCAGGTAATCTATTTTCATGCTTTTTATGCAAGGACAAACTTGTTAAAGATCTTTGATGGTATCTACATGCAAAACTTTTTTATCCATTCAATCTCATGAATCTGAAGCACTTGCATGCCTTATGGACTTAGAAAAAATCTGTGAATGTTGCTTTTTTGATGTAATAATTGACAATGTTAAAGTCTGTTCAAAGCCttaaaaaaaacttataaaAGTTATTTTGGTTCACTTATTAGCGAtggtttaaatttaattaatagtcTTAGATTAATAAAGTACTCTCGTATAAAAAAGAATGGTAATAGAATAGTTCATGAATTGACTCAAATGACTCTTACTAATTTAAACATAGTgtgaataaaaaagaaaatgcacCTCCTTTTATATGTAAATCGGCCTATTTAAATATGGAAAAGTATAGGGTACCAACATGTTATCTGCcaacttctgccaactcttatttatatttgtatttcATGGAAGTGTATTCGTAGATgtgtctaataattaatatattttaaatacatatataaagagacacatccagaaaatatatctataaagacacttctattaaacacagttataaaaaagacatttttattagacacatctatGAATACACTTCCATgaaacacaattataaataagagttggaaGAAGTTGGCACATATGTTGTTGGTAACGTAGCGGAACCGTTTAAATATTATAGGTTCTATTCATAAATGAATGCTACTTCTTTACCTTATCCAAAATTTATTAAAGATCTTAATTAGAAAAGTGACAGGGACCAATAGATTGTATGATTTATAACTATcgttaatatttttaatggtgtgaaattatatttaataatgtaGAATTATTCACTTTTTTTACTAATTAAGCGCgggccaaattttaataaaaatgctaATCTCCTAAATTTTCTCTCTCAAATTATTCTTACAtgctctttctctctctctacaCAGACACCAGGGTTGAATATTATTACTGAGTATATATTTGGACTTATTTACACCGGAAGACCAATAGCAAATGTGTGTTTCAAAACCTATGGTTATATTAGCATGGCTCAGGCTGTCTCTTTCCTTGCTGATTTCAAGCTTGGCCACTACATGAAAATCCCTCCAAGATCAATGTTCTTAGTTCAGGTATTTAATTAGATTCTTCAAATTCATTCCCACTTCCTTCACCTTCAATTCAGTTAGTTGCTCAGCATTTTGTTCTATAGTAACAAATGCAATTCACTTGTCAAAACATGTGTACATAGTTCATTGGTACAATTCTTGCTGGAACCATCAACATTGGTGTAGCATGGTGGTTACTGACTTCAGTGGACGGTATATGTCATCCTGAAAACCTTCCCCTCGGCAGTCCATGGACATGTCCTGGTGACCGTGTTTTCTTCGATGCATCGGTTATCTGGGGTTTAGTTGGACCTAAGAAGATCTTTGGTTCCAAAGCAGACTACCATGCACTAAATTGGTTTTTCTTTGGAGGTGCAATGGGCCCTATAATTCTTTGGCTATTGTATAAGGTGTTCCCCAAGTATTCATGGATTCCCTTGATTAACCTTCCAGTCCTCTTGGGATCAACTGCAGTGATGCCACCCGCAACAGCAGTGAACTTCAATTCCTGGATTGTTATTGGAACAATCTTCAACTACTTCATCTTCCGCTATAGAAAGAAATGGTGGCAGAGATACAACTATGTCCTATCAGCAGCACTTGATGCTGGAGTTGCCTTCATGGCTGTGCTTCTTTACTTTGCATTAGGCCTGGAGAACAAGAGTATTTCATGGTGGGGAACACAGGGTGAGCATTGTCCACTGGCAACTTGTCCAACAGCTAAGGGCATAGTGGTGAAGGGTTGCCCTGTACACTGATCAGCATTGTAAGTAATAGCATGTCCTGGTTTGCTATCCAAGTTAGAACAAAATTGTTGCTCTAAACCATTTAATGTTCTACAAAAGAGAAAAGGTGATGCTCAATTCAAATTCCAAGTAAAATCTGTACTGCTATGTGGGCTGGTTCAATCCTGTCATATACTGAAAATGTTAAATTTTTGTGTGGTCGGCAACTTCATTTTCATGTAAactttcaaataaaaatataagtttCAATAAAAATTAAGTGATGATTTGCATATGGTATAACTTTTATTGCAGGGTTTACCAATAAGTGTTTCTttatattttacaaaatatGAATTTATAAAGTTAAAAGAATATGACATTGGTAATCAAACATAACACAAGACACAAGAACCACAGAAAATAATGCTAGGAAAGTTTAATTTGGCCAGAAAACAACCATATACTAATAAATGGAGGAATTAAGCAAAGAATCTAATATTCTCGAAACAAAAATTAGTACAGAAGGAAGGGAGAAAAGATTGGCAGAACTTAAAggagaaaagataagattacaTACTTctccaaatatttttaatcacataCTTGGCTTTAGTAGAAGCCagaaacttaaaataaaagttgTAGAGGTGGCAACAACTGACGATCAAACTCAACAGGAAtgttatcttttcaaaaccttaATCTTAAACTTCTTCAACACCACCTGTCCTTCAATCAAACCAAAAATGTTCATGATCAGTTGTACAATGAATAATCAATCTTTTAATTTAGTTCAGAACCAACTAATTCTTATTACACCTATTTAAAATTTTGCTTACTCTTGTTCTAACATAGAACAACTACTATTTGGAATAGATTATTCACTATGtccataattttcaaaaataaatatgaatttttttcggtagttcttttttttcttttgttcggCAGTTCCGTCTACACTCTTATCGCGTCCCTCTCTCTTATCGCGTTTTATGCGCTCTCTGAAAATCACTCTTATCGCATTTTCTAAAGATCCCTCTTATTGACATCTTTCATCCACCAACTTGCGAAAACGTATTAAACCATTCTTCCACTAATccatgacaacaataaagaagtaaacccaacaaaatatataaattcagTTACAGTTTTAGcctttattattttgttttatcttatctttatttgttcttatcttatttttatttatttttatctttcataAGGCAATgctttatatatatttagttttatcTTCATAATTTACATTTTAATCAATCAAAAAATACAAAGTACAatctttttcatcttttcttttcttattctttcatagttttattaaaaaatatacactCTTCTCCAAAGGAATGAACTCATAGTTTATACCTTAACTCAAAAGATTATTACAAAAACGTAATTAGTAagatgtaaaataaaaaatagatgtgactcataaattaaaaaaaatacaaacatctgaaattttaaaaatataaaattaaattcaattttttaccTATCTATTTATTATCAATACTCTTATTTTAGTTATTtgtgcaattttttttttggtgactaaaataaactaaataaagaaaaacaaaacaaacaaaacaaggaACTGCTTAAATAGATGGACAGTCCCGtttaagactactcttaaactcCTCCCAAGATGAAAGAAGCTCCATATGCGAAAGTTGTAACTTCATAGCAATCTTTCCCATAGTATCTGCCACCGTATTTACAACTCTCATAATCAAACGAGAGTCAACACACCAATTCCAATGcatgatatctcttattttgagcatcaatggatcaATAAACCCAAAACCATCTTGAGTAATAAGATTAAATGCTTCCACACAATCAGTCTCACAAATAACATCTCGTTGACCCGCATCCCAAGCTAAGAGATAtcctctccaaatagcaaacaattctCTTTGAAGAATACTATTACTCTCAATCATTCCTAAACACCCCCTTTGCCAACTCCCATTACAATCTCTAAtaacacaagcaaaaccaacactatcacccgaaccaaaataactagcatcacaattaatcttaaaagtacCAATGGATGGGGGATTCCAAAAACCATTTAGAGTAGAAGGAAAGATATTCCTAAGCTCCTTTTCTAAAGTTAATACTAGACAAATCACTTTTTTCGGAGGCCAAGTTTTATGAGGATTAAAGATGTCATTATTCCTTACTCGCCATATCCACCAAAGTCCCGAAAAAAACTTGAACGGATGCTCTCTGCTATGATACAATAACCAGTTCTTTAAATCCAAAGGATGACAAGAAATATCCAACCTATGCCAGACAAGCTAAGTTTTTGGACAATCCCGAATACAATGTAAAACTAATTCCTGACTagaaagacatcttggacaccTATCCGATGACGACATCCCTCTTCTAAAGTGAAAACTTGCAATAGGAAGAGTCTCCTTAATACACAACCAAGCCAAAAACTTATATTTTTCCGGAACAAGCTGACACCAAAGCCAAAGCTAATTCTCGGGCTCCTTCCAACCAAACAGCTGTTTACCTAACCACAAGTAACCATTGTGTGAGTTATAGACTTTGGCAACAGACCTACACCAATACCAACCCATTTTTTGGACCTGCTTGTTCATCTGGATTGTATGAGAGAATATTACATTTTAGATTTTGAGATAAAGAAGAATAAAGAATAAGTTATTTGTGCAATATATTAATACATATTAATAACTACCACAATATAGTCTTTTTTTTTCCGAAGATAAATTTATTAGATGtgaataaaattataatgtTCATATATACCACTattagcaaaaacaaaaaagggcCTCCCACTCGAAGCAAGTGAGTAAAgtagcaacaaaaataaactgaaaataaactaaagaagaagagaaaaaaaactgcataaagaagagagaaaaataaaaattaccattcaaaatataacaaaaaaatttaacactaattctaacttttttttttaaatttaaaattttaaaattcaaacacTAAGATTCTCCAATTCCTATTCTTATGTTTTTCAGTGCTAACCTTATCTAGCAAAACCCTAgatttagtaataaaaaaaaggatCATTTCCAAGTTCCGATTGAATCGGAGAGAGGATCTGGATTACAAGAAAGAGAAATGAGCCACCATCATTGTTGTACTTTTTGGCAAAATAAAGGGGCTGAAGCCCAACAGAAATTACAAGCACAAACTACTCTACTAAGATTCTAGAATAATATAAGGATATTGGGCTTAGGCCCCTCTCgattatcaaaaaataaaaaatataaggacCTTAGGGTCGTCGAGGATTTGGGCTTGGACGAATGTTTTGTGTATGGTTTATTTGCAATATATTTATTGGCTTATCGTAACACAATCTAATGACGCCGAGGTTTCGCGGCCAAATCCCAAAGCCAAATGACAACTAATTGTGAGTATTATATAGTCGAGTAATTACTACACATCTAATCCTTTTTATGTAacaaatttaactaaattaaatagtaaaatttagaataatgtTAACTATAGTTAACCACAAGACCATAACCGACGGATAACGGCTGGATacacaacgaaaaaaaaattctGAAGATATATagcatttttctttatttatgtaATATCTGGAAAAAAAAAGCTAATTAAACCATTATAAAACTTCAATTTAAATAAAGAACCCCCTAATTTACTGGGGTGTTAGTTGTGGCTGCTTGCCCCCTTAAACGATAACGCAGTAAGAGAAATTgctaaataatttaattaattgaaaatttatttatgtattttgcccccaaaaaaatcagaaaagaGTATAGGGGCCGAGTAATTAAACCACTAAAACACACTTTAATTTACATGAAGAAACCCCACCCCCCCCCACCCCCCATTTGACTAGGGTGTTACTTGTGGCTGCTTGCTCTAGTGCATGGCTCTTAAACGATAACAACGCAAGTGAAAATGCTaaatcattttcttttttggacCAGAATGCTAAATCatttaattaattgaaaatgaCAAAAGATACTTTAGACTTTCTTTGGTGGGGTGCGCCAGGCCCATGCAGCAGTGTAAGGCTTGGGCGACGCTCGACTAGCCCGGTAGCAAGCTACTGTAATGGCCCATCCCcctcaaaaaataaatttaatatcgTGTGGGCCAATGGCCCACATATCAGATATTAAACTGATAAGAACAGATACTACACTTGATCTTAGCCAAAAGGCCGAGAAAGGTATGCTTCATTACGTTGCTTACTTAGCCTTTTATACTCGGTTTGCGCAACACTGCTTGGTTGACCTAACGATGTGGGACTCTATCATTGAACTAACTTCAAAACTTATTTCATTATATTATCCTTTCAAAACTTCAACACTGCTTGCTTAGCCTTTCAATGACCTAACCTCAAACCAGCAGCAGCACTTTTCAAACTAAGAAGACTGCACTTATGTTTGAGTTCTCACCTACCCAAGCACCATAAAACAAGAACAATAAGAATTTCAACATAAAAAATCAGGGCAACAAGAAATCCTTTACAGTGAACATTGAAATAAACTGCAGTAAAATATCAAATTTCATATGCCtctaatttaaatttctttttgtAGTTACGAGATAAAGTGGAAAATTAGGAGAACAAAAAATTTGCAGAAGCTGAACCACAATGGAAATGAAGCTGAAATATTGTAGTGAGctaaaagaaaaagcaaaaaagaaaagaagaataaataCTTCATTATTATGAATGAAGCGAGGATTGTCGTTAATATTActcttcatttttttaaaatatttgaaaaataataaaaatcattgtaaaatagtttaactttttttattaattattactaaaataaataaatagtttcAAATATAATAGACATATAATTATAGATGtaagtatataaaattataaatattaaattaaataaactaattttgtattattatctttcaagtatttttttatttttaaagaaaattacactctttttctttcacgagatatttaaataaaaaaatttattttatttaaaaaatgtaCATTCTTCTTTAAGATAGTGAGCTCGTAGTTTATACCTTAATTCGAAAGATTGTTGTAAAATCGtaattcataaaatttttaaacgaAATGTAGAtgtaattcataaattaaaaaattataaaaatatgaaattttaaaaataaataggtTCAAgctaagaaaacaaaaattattttatcttaaACAGTATTCAAATACAAAATTGATTTGTTCAATTTCAGATAACCAAATAAAAAGGTTTGTGTTTTAGATTAATAATTTCACTCTCTCTTAATTATACGTTCATATcttttttctaaattattttcgattcttatttttatttatctttttatcatataaaaaaagcTGTCCAATTCTtcatgttttttaaaaaatagtccGTATAATTTGTTTCTGACAATTTTTGATACCACGCGAATAATTTTTTAAACCTAGACATAATAACTCCTCAAATTCATCACTTATGAATGCTTTTAATACCGCACTCTCATATGAGTTATTGATCCACCCAATATATGGTCTTGAATTTATTTTGAGAAGATCCGTTAGGGAGATAATagattatttatataatatgtacAGTTAGGAGTGAAAATAGGTCAGGTGGCTTGTTAGGAGTTTGCAGTTTGGCTTGTATTTGGCCTGGTCTAGTCTTTTGAAATAAACCCAGGTTCAGgctattaaaaaattttatattctttaaaagGTCAGACCTAGGCTTTTAAAATAGTCTGTTGGGTCTGTCAGGTCGGCTTGGGCCTGCAAATATATATAGAGAGTTTTAttatactaataaaaatactattagAAGAATTTTAACTTGGGTCTTCTAtcttataataatatctttatcCATTCAACCATTTGTctctttaattatatatgtgtattttgtatcaatattattcataaatttattattttatattttataattttaaaaattaaattatatcttaaatttaattattattaaaaaaataagccTATTGACAGGCTTTAGGCCAGGCCAAATTTAACAACAGGCCAGGCCAAATTTAACAACAAGCCAGGCTCATTACTCATTAAAAAGCCTATATCAGGTTAAGGCCAATATACTCTATTATAGGCCTGGCCTGTTAAGAGTAAAGCCTGACCTGACCTGGCCTGTTTCCACTCCTATGTACAGTGGGCTattgagttacaaaatgaacatTTCCATATTAGCACTTTAATACCATGTTACGATACCACTCATCCTAAAAACTTCAGCTGATAGAAAAAGGTAACACTaatagttatatctctaatactttaTAAACCtttattgtacacattgtacaaatattccatGAACTCCtcatactttttcttttaagaatGGTCGAATTCTTAGCTGCTATCCACTCCCTTAATTTAATGATCTAGATTTATTTtcatatcttttattttgtataCTATTTAAAAAAGTTAACTTCCTTTTATTAATTGGTTTTAGAAATAGTTTAATCCAAACATGGTTGTTGTgagaataatattaattatacaaaaaatattatatacacaaaaaaattattatttaatttatttttaatatatattttatattttaatatataattaattatttatatacatataacatAATTGAATGGTATATAACTATATATAGATAATAGATAATTATGATAGATCCAAATAGGTAAAACATTTAAGTGGCCAGTTATGAGttatcttttcttttgttagtaAAAGAATCATAGCAATTTGATTGAACTGTTTTTATCTCAGTGAgatcaaaatcaaataaatttttaattttaattttaaaattcaaattttgaattaagTAAATATAATCCTACTTAGTAGAACATTATTCGCATCGCTCATCTTTCGGGATTGTTCCAATAAATATATGTAACTGACTGAGTATACATCTTATCTGTAGTATACACTCCTTCAGGGCAGTTCAAATCAGAAGGAGTGAACGCACATTATGGCTGCGGAGACCATGAAAAACGTCAACGCAGACCCAGAGATGGCGAAATCAAACGAGGAACTCAAACaagatgaagaagaagtttCTCCAATTGAGGAAGTGAGACTCACTGTATCCAACGTGGACGACCCAACCCAGCCCGTTTGGACCTTCCGAATGTGGTTCTTGGGGCTTATCTCGTGCTGCCTCCTCTCCTTCCTGAACCAGTTCTTCGCCTACAGGGCGGAGCCTCTCGTCATTACGCAGATCACGGTGCAGGTGGCCACACTGCCGATAGGGCGATTCATGGCCAGAGTCCTCCCCACCACGAAGTTCGGGATAGGGTCAAAGAAATTCTCGTTGAATCCGGGACCTTTCAACATGAAGGAGCACGTGCTGATTACTATATTTGCGAACGCCGGCACCGCCTTCGGGTCGGGGTCGCCGTATGCGGTGGGGATCGTGAACATCATCAAGGCGTTCTACGGAAGGTCGATCTCGTTCTTGGTTGCATGGCTGCTGATCATCACTACTCAGGTGTTAGGATACGGGTGGGCAGGGTTGCTGAGGAAGTACGTGGTGGAGCCAGCTCATATGTGGTGGCCCGGCAACCTTGTCCAAGTCTCTCTTTTCCGGTACCTATCTCTTTCATTCACAGTTTCTCTTAGCTAGCATTAATGGATTTTACTTTCTTTTCCAATCCACTCTCAAAACCCTAAACTCCTCTACTGTTCACTGGTAGTGGTACCTGTTAACTTTGACTGGTttttaatgaaataaaattgGTTTCAACtcataatattataaaatataaataaattaattaaattaattgaaataaaaatatctgTTTCTATATTATAGAAAataggaaaagtctaggggctttttattgaattttggccagcatgtaaccagcagaggaaggtgagccattggatgaaatctcacaccaatctcacaccatcaaatcatcattgatggctagttgatggctaacaatcacaaaaattgctggccccctagcattgctctagAAAATAAATTCATCAAatataattatctttaatatttaTCACCAGAATGAATATGATTGAATgattagttaaatttttttcactaaCTAATTTGatctaatattaaaaaataatttttttttttactttcacTCACTCACCTAAATCTTATTATTCAACGACTTAGTTAGATTTGgctaacaaaaaattttatgtgTATAGTATTTCTATattataaattttcttttttagataataataatagtcacatatatatatatataaacatatgCTATATTTGTTTGaagaaaaaaagatattttaggATGATATATTTGGATAATCATCTAATAATTCATAAAAGTAcacatttttttatatgaatgaGTGTGTACATAAAAAAGTACTCAAACTATGAGTTAGTATATcatttcttctaattttttttctttggggAACAAgtaattgaatttattttatagataaatttaatttctatacacttaacattataaaaagaatttaatcATATATTACGATATTATTAAAATAGTGAAAATTGATACTGAAAGTCATTGaataattttaactaaattttaatcTAACAGAATCTTAGTTATTAAGATCCTGTGAAATTTGGCTGGACTTGAATTTCTTTGAATGCAATAATAGGAGTTTGCCCGATGCATGTGATGTGCTTTCGGTGTATCAGATACTAACACATGATTAAACTAACGCAGAGCTCTGCATGAGAAAGAAGATGGAGGCAGAACTTC is a window encoding:
- the LOC130946371 gene encoding oligopeptide transporter 4-like: MEKEKEEEGGEEEVSPIEQVRLTVTNSDDPSQPVWTFRMWSLGLFSCCLLSFLNQFFAYRTEPLIISQITVQVATLPIGQFMAAVLPTTEFGIGSWKFSFNPGPFNMKEHVLITIFANAGSAFGSGSPYAVAIVTIIKVFYERKISFFASWLLIISTQVLGYGWAGLLRKYVVEPAQMWWPSTLVQVSLFRALHEKDERRVSRAKFFFIAMVCSFAWYIVPGYLFSTLSSISWMCWAFPKSITAQQIGSGMKGLGLGVFTLDWTVIASFLYSPLISPFFAIVNVFIGYSLIVYGVIPIAYWAFNVYNAHNFPIFSSDLFTTQGQQYDIRAIVNDKFQIDYEKYYKQGPIQLSVFFSLTYGFGFATIAATLTHVVCFYGSEIMGKYRASSKGKEDIHTRLMKRYKDIPSWWFYVLLALTLLASLLLCILGKEQVQMPWWGLVFASALAFIFTLPISIITATTNQTPGLNIITEYIFGLIYTGRPIANVCFKTYGYISMAQAVSFLADFKLGHYMKIPPRSMFLVQFIGTILAGTINIGVAWWLLTSVDGICHPENLPLGSPWTCPGDRVFFDASVIWGLVGPKKIFGSKADYHALNWFFFGGAMGPIILWLLYKVFPKYSWIPLINLPVLLGSTAVMPPATAVNFNSWIVIGTIFNYFIFRYRKKWWQRYNYVLSAALDAGVAFMAVLLYFALGLENKSISWWGTQGEHCPLATCPTAKGIVVKGCPVH